DNA from Nitrospina gracilis Nb-211:
CGGGACCGGGCTTCGCCTCCATGGTTGCGGAAGATCCCTTCAACCCCGTTATGGATATCTCCAAGAACGTGGACTGGGCCAATGTAAAAGGCTACCTGAAGGGTGAGGAAGTTGGTTACTGGGCGCATCGTGACAAGGCTCTGATCGTCAATACCCCGCGGTATGGACGTAAGGTCTTCACGGGTCGCACCCATATGCCGACTCCGAGTAAGTTGATCTGGTTTGTTAACGTCAACGTCATCAACAACGCGAAGTGGTTCTACGAGTTGGTGTTCAACACCAACAACAACGTAGACATGATCGTAGCTCAGGACATCGAGTTCACCGGTTCCTGCGAGTACTCCGACTTTGTACTGGCGGCGAACAGCTGGGCCGAGTTCGAGTCTTACGAAATCACTTCGGCGTGTTCGAACCCGTTCCATCAGATCTGGGGCGGCACCGGCATCAAACCGGTATTCGACACGATCGATGACAACCTGATCCACCGCGAGTTCGCGAAACGCCTGTCCCAGGTCACCGGTGACAAACGCTTTGCGGATTACGTGAAGGTATACGAGGGTGAGGCGCCGAACCGGACGAAGGCGATGATTCGCCGGCTGTTCACGACGGCCACCTCGGGTATGGGCTACAACATCGACGACATCATCAACGGCAAGTATGGTGAGCCGGGTGCCTGTCTGTTGCTGTACCGCACCTATCCGCGGTCTCCGTTCTGGGAAATGTACACGGAGTCCAAACCCTTCTACACTCCGAACGGCCGCATCCAGTTCTACAACGACGAGCCGGAAGCGATCGAATGGGGTGAAAACTTCATCGTTCACAGGGAAGGTCCTGAGGCGACTCCTTACCTGCCGAACGTCATCGTATCCACCAACCCCTACATCCGCCCGGACGATTACGGGATTCCGGAAGACGAGCAGGATCCGGATCTGCGTCACGTTCGTAACATCAAGAAGCCGTGGTCTTCGGTACGTACGACCAAGAACTTCTTGTGGGAGAAGGGGTACCGGTTCTACTGCGTCACTCCGAAATCCAGACATACGGCTCATTCGTCCTGGGCGACGACTGACTGGAACATGATCTGGAACAACAACTTTGGCGATCCTTACCGCATGGATAAGCGGTCTCCGGGTGTTGGTGAGTGGCAGGTGCACATGAACCCGTTCCTGTGTAAGGACTTGGGTATCAACGACGGCGACTACGTGTATGTAGACGCGAACCCGGCCGACCGCCCGTACATGGGCTGGAAGCCGTCGGATCCGCGCTACAAGGTTGCCCGCCTGATGCTCCGTGCGAAGTACAACCCCGCGTATCCGTATCACACGTCCATGATGAAACACTCTTGTTGGACGTCGACGGAGCGCTCGGTTAAAGCGCACGAAGAGCGCCCGGACGGACGCGCGTTGTCAATGACCACTCCGTACCAGTCCAACTTCCGGTACGGCGGTCAGCAGTCGATCACCCGCTCTTGGTTGATGCCGATGCATCAGACGGACAGTCTGTTCCATAAGGCAAAATCCAAGATGAAGTTCATGTTCGGGTACGAGGCAGACAACCATGCCATCAACGCTGTGCCGAAAGAGACTTTGGTTAAGTTCTCCAAGGCGGAAGACGGTGGTATGCATGGTAAGGGACTGTGGGAACCGGTTCGTACCGGTTACACTCCGGAGTCTCCGTTGAAAGACCGCTTCGCCGAGATGTACCTGGCAGGTCAGTACATCCGCGTAAAAATTTAAAGTGTGGGTGCGGGTCCCTTCGGGGGCCCGCGCCGGCTTTGAATGCGGTGTTTCAAATCTGATTAGCAACCGGGACCGTAGCTCTGAAAGAGCGGCGGTTTTAATGGAGGTTACAAGATGCCTGAAGTCTATAACTGGCAGTTGGGTCGCATGATGACCTATGTGTACGAGGAGAAGCATCCGAAGGAGCAGTTCACGTTCGTGTTCAACACGAACCGCTGTATTGCGTGTCAGACGTGCACGATGGCCCACAAGTCGACCTGGACCTTTTCGAAGGGCCAGGAGTATATGTGGTGGAACAACGTGGAGACGAAGCCTTACGGTGGTTATCCTCAGTTTTGGGATTGGAAGATCTTGAAGATGCTGGAGCAGTCGAATCCGGGTCAGAACGTATGGAACGTCCGGAAGACTTCGAACAAGGCGATTCACGGTGTGTACGAAGGTGTGACCATCTTCGAGGCTCCGGCGAAGATCGGCCTGAACCAGCAGGCAATCGGTTACGTACCGACGGACGAAGAGTGGCGCTTCCCGAACTTCGGTGAAGACACGGCTCACGGCCGCGAGTTCACGCAGTCGCGCGAAGGCACCTTCGGCGGCGACAACGGCGTGAAGTCGGTATTGCCTGAACACAAGATCTGGTTTTTCTACCTGCAACGCATCTGCAACCACTGCACGTATCCGGGTTGTCTGGCGGCATGTCCGCGCAAGGCGATCTACAAGCGTCAGGAGGACGGTATCGTACTGATCGACCAGTCCCGCTGCCGCGGATACAAGAAGTGTGTTGAGCAGTGTCCGTACAAGAAACCGATGTTCCGCGGCACGACCCGGATTTCCGAGAAGTGCATCGCGTGTTATCCGCGGATCGAGGGACTGGATCCCTTGACCGAGGGCGACCAGATGGAGACGCGCTGTATGGCGGCTTGCGTTGGCAAGATCCGTCTGCAGGGTCTGGTGAAGATCGGTTCGAACGGAGAATGGGCGCATGATCCGGACAATCCTCAGTACTACCTGATCAAGGACCGGAAAGTGGCCCTGCCGCTGTACCCGCAGTTTGGCACGGAGCCGAACGGATACTATGTTCCGTCGCGGCACGTACCTCGTGCGTACTCACAGCAGATGTTCGGCCCGGGCGTGGATCATTCGATCGACCAGTACATGGTTCCGGATCGGGATCTGCTGGGCGTCTTGCAGTTGTTCCGGACGACGCAGCGCATCATCTTCAAGTGGAAGCGCGAGCCGGGTCCGAAGATCTTCGAGACGAACATTCACGGCAAGAAGTTCGAGATGTACAACGACACCATCATCGGGTTCAACCGGAAGGGTAAGGAGATCATCCGCGTGACGGTTGAAGAGCCTTTCTACGTCCGGCCCGAAGAGCATCCTGGTGCGTTCTAAGTCGGGTATCATCTGCCGCACCGGAACAGGGCACAATGCCCTGTTCCGGGAGGCGGTTTGAACCTGGTTTGGAACGAGAGGGAATGCGCTTTCAAACCCGGAAACTGCTAAACAGGAGGAAAACCGTGAAAATGAAAAAAAGCGTAGTATTCGCATTGATTGCCGCGTTCATCCTGGGTGGTGCGGTGGTGTCTTCCGCGGCAACCATCGAAGCCCTGAATGTCGGTAAGCGGGACATTCCGGTTGACCCGACCGATCCTTTCTGGTCCAACTACGGACCGACCAAGGGTCGTCATGTGGTCATCGATATGGACCCGCAGATGATCACCAACCCGATGTGGCCGAACCCGGCTACGAAGTGGGTGAACGTCAAGGCGGCACGCAGTGATAAAGAAATCGCAGTCCGCCTGGAGTGGAACGATGGTGTTCGTGATGACATCATGGTCCGCTCTCAACATTACAAAGATCAGGCCGCGCTGATGTTCCCGGTGAAGGCAGGCAGTGAGCCTCCGTTCACCATGGGTTCCGAGGGCGAGCGTGTCAACATCTGGCAGTGGAAAGCGACCTGGGACAAAGAGGGCGCTGGCCGTGCCGGTAACGAAGGCATGCAGGACCTGGAGGACTACTACGCCGATATGGCTATGGGTTCTGCTGGTTACTACATGTATGAGCCGGATGGCAACCTGGCGCTGAAGGGTGCCTTGAAACCGGGAATGTCCGGTAGCAAGGATGAGCGCGCCAAGGGTGGCGTTCACACCGGCGGCGCTGGTGAGATCGCTGAGCGCTCCACGTTTGTGGATTTTGGCATGGGTAAAAACGAAGGCGTTTACAACCCGGGCCGCGCAACCCACAACATCCTGTCCGACGCTTCCATGCGCCGGTCTCCGGTTGAAGACCTCAACGCAGAGGGCTTCAGCACGCTGACCACGCAGGCAAACCAGGACGTGGATGGCAAAGGGAACTGGAGCAACAACCGCTGGTCCGTGGTTTTCAAACGCTCTTTGAAAACTGACGACGCCAACGATGCGCAGTTCACCGGCAACAGCATTCCGATGGCTATCGCTATCTGGAACGGCGCCAACAAGGAGCGCAATGGCCAGAAAGCCATTACGGCCTGGAATACCCTGAAGTACTAACCGACGGGCATTCTAAAAATACAAACCGGGAATGGGTTAAACCCATTCCCGGTTTTTTTTGCTTGCTGAATGTGACGGTAAAATTAGAGAGGACCGTGTTAACGGTTGGGTGAGTTTTTCAGCTCACTCCGCTTCCCACCCCATATCCATCCAACGTTGCATGCCGCCCTGGCTGACGCAGATGATATTGGTGAGTCCGGCGTTCTCCAGCAATTCCGCGGCCTTCTGCGCGCGCCCCCCCATCTTGCAGTGCACGTACACGTTTTTGTACTTCTTCAGTTCGTCGGCAATGTCTTCCACGTCCTCGTGGTTTTTGTTGCGGGCTCCCTTAATGTGAGCCTCCTCAAATTCTTCTTCCGTACGAACATCGAGAATCAAATCGTCCGGCCCCATGCCGGGCACCAAGTCGTGCAGTTTGTCCACGCTTATATGTTCCATGAAGAACTTTCTCCTCTTGATGAACTGAAGAACTTCGTTCGGTGTGTTAACAAATTCCAGACCCGGCAAATTTGACAGTGTGGGCCGGGCCAACCGGAAAATTCTGCCAAAAACCCGACGCGCCGCCTTCTTCCGACCCCACCCCCGCTTTGCGGCGACGCATCGCTAAAGCCAATGGTTTAAAGGCGTTCCCAGCTTCTTAGTGCCAATAAAACAACGAATTAATATTTGGCACCGTTCTTGCTGAAATCCCTGCATCGGGAACATAAGGAGTCAAAAATGCTCGAAGGTTTATATATAGCATCCTCTGCCGGGGTGAAGCAACAGCGAAAGCTGGACGTCATCAGCAACAACATGGCGAACCTGAACACGCCCGGTTTCAAGAGAGACGATTTGGTTTTTAAGGAACTGATACCTCCATTCGCGGCACCGCAAAGTATGGAAGCCAACCGCAATACTCTGCTTCCGTCCGGCCTTTCCAACCAGGGCGTGAGCTATGTGGAAGTCAACGGCCAGGTCACGGATTTTCATCAGGGCGCCCTGGTGAGCACCGGCAACCCGTTTGATCTGGCAATGGAAGGAGACGGCTTTTTTGTGGTCGAAACACCGGATGGCCCGCGCTATGCGCGAACCGGAAGTTTTAAGGTGGATGACCAAAGGCGGCTGGTGGACAAGGAGGGGCACGTCCTGCAAGGCGTTGGGGAAACCAACCTCTTGATGCCGATCGACAGCTCGGTCGTCAGTGTGGACAGCCAGGGAAGCATTTCCATCTTGTCCAATCAGCAGGTTCAAAACATAGGTCAACTGAAAGTGGTCCGGTTTGAAAATCCGGGGACTTTAAAAAAGGAAGGGAATGGCCTGTACTCCCTAAGCGACCCGAATGAGCAGGCCCTTCCTCATGAAAATCCGGGCGTCCTGCAAGGGTTTGTGGAGCACAGCAACGTCAACGCGGTGGAAGAAATGACCAAAATGATCCAGACCTTGCGTACGTTCGAGGCGTATCAGCGGATTATCCAATCCATAGATGATGCGGATCAGCAATCGATTACAAGCATTGCCCGGCTGGCATAAAAGTCTGGGGAAAAAATTGGGATAGTCCCGAAACCCACGCGATAAAGGAACACTATTATGATGCGATCATTGTATACCGCCGCCACAGGCATGAACGCCCAGGACCTGAATGTGAGCGTGATCTCCAACAACCTGGCCAACGTGAATACCTCCGGATTCAAACGGAGCCGTGCGGATTTTCAGGACCTGCTTTACCAGACGCTGAAATTGCAGGGCACGCTGTCCAACACCGGTAACCAGGTGCCGACGGGTATCCAACTGGGTTTGGGTGTGAAACCGGCCGCGGTTCAAAAGATATTTTTGCAAGGTGATTTTGCCCAGACGCAGAACCCACTGGACATCGCCATCGAAGGCGATGGTTTTTTCCAGATCACGACGCCCAGCGGTAACATCGCCTACACCCGTGCCGGCACTTTCAAACTGAACCAGACGGGACAGATCGTCACTTCGGACGGCCTGCTCATGCAACCGGCTGTCACCATCCCGCAGAACGCGTTGAACATTTCGGTCGATCCCTCCGGCGTGGTCTCCGTCACTCAGCCGAACTCGCCGACACCCTCGGTTGTAGGTAACATTCAGATCGCCACTTTTCAGAACCCGGCGGGTCTCCAGGCTTTGGGCGACAACCTGTTTTTGCAGACTGGATCATCGGGAACACCCATCGTGGGAACGCCGGCCCTGGATAACCGGGGAGCGATCAAGCAGGGGTTTCTGGAGTTGTCCAATGTGAGCGTGGTGGAGGAGCTGGTTAACCTGATCACCGCTCAACGTGCCTACGAGGTCAATTCCCGCACGGTTCAAACCGCTGACGAGATGCTTCAGATTGCGAGCAACCTGAAGCGCTGATAAGAGGTCACAATGATTAATAAAACCATAAAAAAAATCCAGAGCCGCCTGCTCCTCGTAACCGGCCTCCTGGTCTGCCTGATTGGAATCTCGAGCCTCCCGTCCTGGGCGGCCTCCACCCAGGTGATCGAGGCAAAGATCATTCAGGAAAAGGCCCTGCAGTATTTGACCGGTCAGTTGACGTGGGCCCCCGATCGCATGAAGGTGGATATTTCGTATAAAGGTGGGGATGTGAGCCTGCCCGAAGGCAATGTGGATTTTGATTTTCGCCTTCCGGGGCACAAAAACAGAATGGGAGCCATTCCCTTCAACCTCACCCTCCGTGTCGATAACGTGATCAGGCACCGCATCACCCTGCTGGCAAGCGTTGAGGTTCTGTTCGATGTGGTTCAGACAACCAGAACCTTGCGGAGGGGAGATGTCATTTCCGGTCATGATGTGGAGCTGGTTCAGGTGGCATCCACTATAACGTGCCACTTAATTTGAGACAAAGTGACACTTAGTTTGAGATCACTTTATAACCGAAAATTTCAATTGGCACGGTTCTTGCTATCCCGGTATTTGAGTGTGAATCTATTCACTCCCACCCTCAATTACTTATTAAAATTTCCCGCGCCCGACGGGGCGCATCCCGCCGATTATTCAGGCTGTAATGGACTTCCTGGGTGGATTTTATCTTAAAGCCTTTATATAACTTTCGGATGGCGGTGCAATCATTATAGCTTAAAACAAACCGACCCTTCACATCCCCCAAAACCTCCCGCAACCGCCGGTGATCCGCCTCACTGAAATCGTGTTGATAGAAGCGTTCCCCCGGTGTCCAGTAGGGCGGGTCCAGGTAAAACAGCGTCTCCGGCGAATCGTACAACGCGATCACCTTCTCGAACGAACGGTTATCGATGTACACCCGATCCAGCCTTATGGCCACTGCATCGAGGAACTCCGGATCCACCAGCCGCTTTGCCGGCTGTGTGCGGCTGAACCCCCCATCCTTGCCCGATAGAGCTGCCGAACGCCGACCGGATCAAAAACAAAAAGCGCGCCGCACGCTCCACCTCGTCCTCGGCCGGCTGATCCAGTTCCTTTAAAAACCGGTAGTAAGTTTGCCGCGAAAAAAGCGCCATCCGGAAACATTCTACCAGCGCCGAAGGCCGGTGCTTCACAACCCGGAATAGATTCACCAGCTCACCGTGGATATCGTTGTACACCTCCACCTTGCTGGTGGAGGCATCCTTACGGAACAACACCCAAGCCGCGCCGCCGAACACTTCCACGTACGTCCGATGCGGCGGGAATAATTCGACGATCGATGCCGCCAACCGGCTCTTTCCCCCTACCCACGAGATAAAACTTTTCATCAGCACCTCCATAAAAGAAGGCGCTCCCGGCGCTCAGATTTTGTTGACCGTTTTGCATTTCCTGCATTTTATCTCCACCACCGGTACGCTCAGGCTTTTTAAAAGCTCAACAAACCACGCCTGTACCACCCGCATCAACAGCGCACCACAACTAGAACATCTTCTTTCCTGCTCGTCTCTGGCCATGTAGAATACCCGCGCGTTTCATTTTGCTGGGAGTGGCGGTCTCTACCGTGGCCAGTTCCTGCTGGTCGGTCCGGGTGCCCAACACCCGGCCCGCTCCCTGTTTTATTTTGTGATGTGCTTGCACGCCCACATCACCGCTTCCTCGACTTTGGTTTTAGCGATCGAGATCTCGCGGCTTGGTTCCATGTTTTCCAGGTGATGATGGAATTGAGCGCCCAGGTCTTTAATGGCGCACATATTTTCCTTTTCCGCCTCACTCAACGTGCGGTACTGATGCCGCATCACGTTCTTTCCCGCGCGATTGTCGCTCGTGCTTTCGAATTGTTCCGGCATAATTCCTCCTTTAAAAGTTTTAATCTTTAGATTTTAAGGCGGAGGTGGCCACGCGACATTTGTGGCCGGGTTGAATTCCATTTTCTGTTGGTCCGTCCAATTCGGAATATCCTGGATGGCCGCCTTCGCGGCGGCCCGGACCTGCTTGGTCCATTGGAACACGGTTTTTAGCTGGTTGACTTCACCCTGTTGCGCCGCATTCCACGACTTGCCGTTGACCCGCATCAACAACAATTCACTGGCCCGGGCCATCATTTGGCCTTGCTTCACATCCTGCGCGGTGAAAAATGCTTCAATGCGGCGTTGGGCTTCCTGTTTGATGGCCGCCTTCAAGGCGGCATTGGAAGGCACATCCTGCAAAGGCGTGTTCCCGGCATCCATCCATTCCTGAACCGCCCGATAATGCCGGTTGCCGGGATCGGCGGGAATGACCGCGCCTGTTTCCATGTCCTGATACCCGCCCGCCTGCAAAGCCTTGTACGGTTCGGCTCGCACTTCGGCGGGTTGGGCGAAAGCGGCCAATGCGGCCAGCAAAACCGCGATAATTGAAACCATCCATTTCATAATTGAAAGCTCCTTATAATTCGGCGTCGGCCATCCAGTGAAATTCCATGCCCTTACCGGCGGTCGTGGTGTCCATAACAACCAGGAAGCCGGTCGTGCTTGGAAGATGTACAGGGGTATTGAACGCGGGGGCCTCGTGTATGCCGCCATTTACTGTTACTTGATTCGCAGTCCCCTGAACATCCCAATAGCTCATTGTAGGGTTTACCCGCTTTTCCACTTTAAACTGGACGCTATCCCTTGCCACATTTCCATTTGCCCCATTCCAAAGGCTTACAAGGATGGTCCCCTTGGTTTCACTACTCCCAGGATCGACATTAAAACCGTAACTTTTTTCATAATATCGCTGGCAAAGCGCCAATTCCGTTCCCAACGGCCGCCGCTCAAAGGGCGTTGCGATCGAACCCTTTTCAAGCTGCACGCGGGCAATGTCAAGATTATATGTGCCATTGTTTCCGCTGGAAATAATCCTTATCTCGAAATAATCATTTCCATTAGTTCCTAATTGCTTGCCTGCTATTGAATCAATGTTAAATGTGTAAACAAATTTTTTCCATGCTGTTGTGACATTGAAATTAATATTATCACTGTCCACATTAGGGGAAGGACTTCCTCCACTTCCAAAATGTTGAATCCAATCTATGCTCAAATTGCTTATTGCTGAATCTGCTTTGGCCCAAAAGGAATAAGTTATAGTTTCCCCGGCGAAAGTCCTGACCCCTTCTATTCGTTGAACTAAAAGTCCATGGCCGACAGTGGACTGTGTTGTTTGGTTGTGACGATAGAAAAATTCAGGCTCACCGGGGACATCCGTTTGCCCCAAGGCGAAAGATTCTCTTGTTACTGTTCTGCCACCATCTCCATTCTCCGAAAACCAACGATCTGCCGTATATCCTCCTGCTGTTAAGGTAAAGCTTGTGCCCCGTTGCCATATACGAAAATCGCCATTGATGACGGCGTTTTTGTAGCCTTTCGACGTAACCGGATTCGTGTTGCCGCCTGAATCCAATTGGTACAGGTTGCCGTCGTCTTTCAGGTACAGCTTTTGCCGCCCGCTGGCCGGGTTGGACGGGGTGGATGCTTGTTCCTTGAAATCCACGGAACCATCCGTAATTAGTTCATCCGCCCAATACTGAATAGCTTCGGCCACCGGCGCGAAATACAGCACCCCGGCCAACAGCACGCCGCTCAACAAAAAGAAAAATCGTTTCATGTTTTCATCCTATGGAATCGGTTGCACGTTGCAATGAATTTTGATGTCGATTTCCGCCCCCGGGAACGTGGACCCCACGTTTTTCACCTTGATCCCGAAGTCCTGGAGCGCGGTGTAACTCAATCCGGCGATGGCCGCGTTCCCGGACTGCTGTCCGGCGCTGATCGATGCGGTCTTCGTTTGCTCCGCCCCATCCTTGAGGAAATCGATGGTGAACGCCGCGCCGCTTGGACCCTTCCGCGCGAACATCGACACCTTGACGATGTCCACGGCCACATCGAAACGGAACTTGTCGAAAATAATTTCCTCATCTTCCGCCACGCCCGCCAGGTGAACGGACAGGTATTGCGCGGCAATTTCGTTTAATTTATCCTTCATGGCGTCTTCCGACGCCTTCCAGTCGTTATTGCCCAGCGCAGGCTTTGTGAAATTTAAATTCGGCGCAGTCATGGGTTATGGCCTCGCATAGGTGTGCTCGATATCGATCTGCAACGTGTCGTTGGAGCCTTTGTTTTTCACCGCAAACACGATGCGCGTCAGCAGGGTGCCCAGGCTGGCGGCGTTCAGGATGCCCACCTCTGTCAACGCGCCCGTGGCCACGCCTGCGCCAAACGTGGCGGAATAGGTGACCTTGTTATTGCTGGCGGTTTTGGACGTCAACGCGATGCGCGACAACTCGGTTTCCAGCGTCGTATCCCCTGCCGCGGCCGCAATGCTGCCGGTGCCCACCGCCATGTGGCTCATTGCGGTTTCCGGGCTGTCGCTCATCGCGGCGGCGATGTGATCCAGCCCGGCATCGGTGACCAGCAATGCAGATAAAAGATTAAACATATTATTTCCCCCGCAAAAAGTTGATGAAACGATTCAGCGCCGACGGGCGGTTGATAATAACCTCTTGACCTTTCAGCTTCCCGTCCGGACCGAAATGCGTGATGGTGATCTTTTCCTCAACGATGCCGCGCTCGTTGAACGCCTTAGGCCACGCTTTTTTTTTCTTCATCATAACGGCGCCCTCCCTCCATACTCGCTGTTTCCGTAACCCTGCTGGCCGTATCCGATGAACTCACCCAGCGCGGCAAACGCCGCCTCATCCACCTCAAGGCTTTCGGTGTGGCGTTGCACGGCTGTCTGAGCCTGCGATTCGGTGATCTCGATTACCTCGCTCAATCGCAGGCCGACTAGTCCGGCTAGCACCTCGCTGATCTGAATGATCTCAGGTTGAACCGACGTCTCGGCCTGCGCGGCGGACTCGGTCACGTTCACCGTCTCCGCATTGACCTGGGTGATGGCCTGCAGGACGGCCTCCGTCACATTCACTCCCTCGGATAACACGGAGGTCAGCAGGCTTGAGATCGCTTCCGAGACGGTGATCGCATCGAAATCCTTACCGCCATAACCGGTGTTGCCATAACCCTGTTGACCGTACCCGCCCGCGACGTCGGTGATCGAGCCGTCGAGCAACAGCATGGTCTCGGCCATCGCAGACGCCTCGGAGACATTCACCGTTTCCGATTGCGCCACGACATACGTGGCCAGCAGGGTGATCGCCTCGGAAATGCTGATCGATTCCGCGAAGGTGTCCTCCAGAATCGCCGCAGGAAAGATGCGGAACACGAGGATAATGGAATTCATCACACCGTCCCGTCCGGATCCATGCCGGCGTGACACGCTTAATATTTCCGCCAGAATTTCGTTGTAGTTGCCGTTCGGATGGGTGAAAGCAATGATATCGCCCTTCTCCAGCTCCGCCGCGTCCAGGAACAATTCCGCCTCCACCACCACGGAAGGCGTCGCGTGCTGGGTGATGTAAAACTCCGCCAAGTGCTCGGCCATCTCGTCGGAGCGGACGAACCGGAAATCTTCAAGCCGCGGCGCATCCTTTCTTCCAAATAATCCAATCGAGGCGCTGTCTTCCCTGGTGATCGTTCCCTGGAAATCCCCCGCCTCCAGGCTGTACCGGTACTTGACGTCCAGGCTGGTGACGATATTCGTGGTCTCCGTTTCCTTGAACCGGATCATCTCCTTGCCGGATTGGGTGCGCCGGATCATGGATTGAGGGATCGTCTTCACCGGCGCCGGCAAGGAGCCGCCTTTGTTCAACGGACGGTACCTGAGCACTGCTCGGCCCTGCTCGTCCCACCAGAAATCCGACCTGCACTCTTTCCGCCATCGGTCCCAGATATCCCGCAGGCGCGACCGGCCCTCGATGACCCCGCCGAACTTGTAACCCCCGGCGATGGCGGTGGCGTAGCTGGTGCCGGCCGCCATGAAGCTGGCGCTGTCGATTTCATTGGAAGTCAACCCTGCGCCCTTCAATAAAAGCCAGGCGAACGCATGATC
Protein-coding regions in this window:
- a CDS encoding molybdopterin-dependent oxidoreductase; translated protein: MRLNRRKFLQVSAGVASAMALSSKRVGAQLKPVVKVGNPLESYPDRRWEEVYRDQYKYERSFTYCCSPNDTHQCRVRGFVRNGILMRIEQNYDHHKIRDLYGNQADAAWNPRMCLRGMTFPRRVYGPYRNKYPMLRVGWKQWADDGFPYLDKENREKYKFTSRGTDEFVRMTWDDTFTYLAKGHVAVGKAYSGSRGAQRLKNEGYQPEMIEAMGGSGPRTFKYRGGMGLLGVIGKYGIYRLANMVGLLDAIIRGRGPGQVLGGRAWSNYTWHGDQAPGHSWTHGMQTSDIDFADHRYAKLTIQWGKNLIENKMPEAHWYTEIMERGGTLVTVCPEYNPPSTKADYWIPCRAGASDISIFLGCAKIIMDEGLVDTEYVKDYTDMPLLVRTDNLIRLHPDDYIPGYKNQPLPKDGFTTKWMKNFNRDKMPDFVVWDTNTDKPVAVTREDIGAKMRKKNIDPALDGVYDIKLVNGKTITVMPLYEMYKIHLKDYDLDSVNQISHAPKDLVVRLARDIGTIKPVEIHYGEGINHYFHATMHNRASYVPLMLTGNVGPKGSGSHTWAGNYKAGNYQGSHWSGPGFASMVAEDPFNPVMDISKNVDWANVKGYLKGEEVGYWAHRDKALIVNTPRYGRKVFTGRTHMPTPSKLIWFVNVNVINNAKWFYELVFNTNNNVDMIVAQDIEFTGSCEYSDFVLAANSWAEFESYEITSACSNPFHQIWGGTGIKPVFDTIDDNLIHREFAKRLSQVTGDKRFADYVKVYEGEAPNRTKAMIRRLFTTATSGMGYNIDDIINGKYGEPGACLLLYRTYPRSPFWEMYTESKPFYTPNGRIQFYNDEPEAIEWGENFIVHREGPEATPYLPNVIVSTNPYIRPDDYGIPEDEQDPDLRHVRNIKKPWSSVRTTKNFLWEKGYRFYCVTPKSRHTAHSSWATTDWNMIWNNNFGDPYRMDKRSPGVGEWQVHMNPFLCKDLGINDGDYVYVDANPADRPYMGWKPSDPRYKVARLMLRAKYNPAYPYHTSMMKHSCWTSTERSVKAHEERPDGRALSMTTPYQSNFRYGGQQSITRSWLMPMHQTDSLFHKAKSKMKFMFGYEADNHAINAVPKETLVKFSKAEDGGMHGKGLWEPVRTGYTPESPLKDRFAEMYLAGQYIRVKI
- a CDS encoding DNA adenine methylase, encoding MYIDNRSFEKVIALYDSPETLFYLDPPYWTPGERFYQHDFSEADHRRLREVLGDVKGRFVLSYNDCTAIRKLYKGFKIKSTQEVHYSLNNRRDAPRRAREILISN
- a CDS encoding rhodanese-like domain-containing protein, with protein sequence MEHISVDKLHDLVPGMGPDDLILDVRTEEEFEEAHIKGARNKNHEDVEDIADELKKYKNVYVHCKMGGRAQKAAELLENAGLTNIICVSQGGMQRWMDMGWEAE
- a CDS encoding 4Fe-4S dicluster domain-containing protein, translating into MPEVYNWQLGRMMTYVYEEKHPKEQFTFVFNTNRCIACQTCTMAHKSTWTFSKGQEYMWWNNVETKPYGGYPQFWDWKILKMLEQSNPGQNVWNVRKTSNKAIHGVYEGVTIFEAPAKIGLNQQAIGYVPTDEEWRFPNFGEDTAHGREFTQSREGTFGGDNGVKSVLPEHKIWFFYLQRICNHCTYPGCLAACPRKAIYKRQEDGIVLIDQSRCRGYKKCVEQCPYKKPMFRGTTRISEKCIACYPRIEGLDPLTEGDQMETRCMAACVGKIRLQGLVKIGSNGEWAHDPDNPQYYLIKDRKVALPLYPQFGTEPNGYYVPSRHVPRAYSQQMFGPGVDHSIDQYMVPDRDLLGVLQLFRTTQRIIFKWKREPGPKIFETNIHGKKFEMYNDTIIGFNRKGKEIIRVTVEEPFYVRPEEHPGAF
- the flgF gene encoding flagellar basal-body rod protein FlgF, whose protein sequence is MLKSLHREHKESKMLEGLYIASSAGVKQQRKLDVISNNMANLNTPGFKRDDLVFKELIPPFAAPQSMEANRNTLLPSGLSNQGVSYVEVNGQVTDFHQGALVSTGNPFDLAMEGDGFFVVETPDGPRYARTGSFKVDDQRRLVDKEGHVLQGVGETNLLMPIDSSVVSVDSQGSISILSNQQVQNIGQLKVVRFENPGTLKKEGNGLYSLSDPNEQALPHENPGVLQGFVEHSNVNAVEEMTKMIQTLRTFEAYQRIIQSIDDADQQSITSIARLA
- a CDS encoding ethylbenzene dehydrogenase-related protein, whose amino-acid sequence is MKKSVVFALIAAFILGGAVVSSAATIEALNVGKRDIPVDPTDPFWSNYGPTKGRHVVIDMDPQMITNPMWPNPATKWVNVKAARSDKEIAVRLEWNDGVRDDIMVRSQHYKDQAALMFPVKAGSEPPFTMGSEGERVNIWQWKATWDKEGAGRAGNEGMQDLEDYYADMAMGSAGYYMYEPDGNLALKGALKPGMSGSKDERAKGGVHTGGAGEIAERSTFVDFGMGKNEGVYNPGRATHNILSDASMRRSPVEDLNAEGFSTLTTQANQDVDGKGNWSNNRWSVVFKRSLKTDDANDAQFTGNSIPMAIAIWNGANKERNGQKAITAWNTLKY
- a CDS encoding DNA adenine methylase, producing the protein MKSFISWVGGKSRLAASIVELFPPHRTYVEVFGGAAWVLFRKDASTSKVEVYNDIHGELVNLFRVVKHRPSALVECFRMALFSRQTYYRFLKELDQPAEDEVERAARFLFLIRSAFGSSIGQGWGVQPHTAGKAAGGSGVPRCSGHKAGSGVHR
- the flgG gene encoding flagellar basal-body rod protein FlgG codes for the protein MMRSLYTAATGMNAQDLNVSVISNNLANVNTSGFKRSRADFQDLLYQTLKLQGTLSNTGNQVPTGIQLGLGVKPAAVQKIFLQGDFAQTQNPLDIAIEGDGFFQITTPSGNIAYTRAGTFKLNQTGQIVTSDGLLMQPAVTIPQNALNISVDPSGVVSVTQPNSPTPSVVGNIQIATFQNPAGLQALGDNLFLQTGSSGTPIVGTPALDNRGAIKQGFLELSNVSVVEELVNLITAQRAYEVNSRTVQTADEMLQIASNLKR